The Anastrepha obliqua isolate idAnaObli1 chromosome 5, idAnaObli1_1.0, whole genome shotgun sequence DNA window ctgtGTGTATCAATTTTTGCGCAAAGTCGACACCAATAGTGCCAATCTGCAGAAGCGGATGCGGAGGTAGAAGTGGAGTTGTAGTCTTTTCCGCCGACTGATGCGTTTCCTGTCTGCATATTTTGCtctccttttttatatttactaattAACAATCGTATTGCGAGTTGTTCATATTTCCTTCAATCTATCAGTGGATGGCGATGATACTTTAATTTTCAGAGATGAAATTTCATCGATAGTTAAAAACGTTAAATAACATCATACGATCTGGCATGGCTAACTATCGAGTGTTttcttaagagcttgagaacttgaaatgataaaaaaaagaaatcttgttgctttgaattttttttgttatagtcCGGTAGATAATtacatggcatttattttttgaatatgatattcgGTCTATTCGATCAGTTAATCGCGCTGTATGGCAAAAATTCAGTCGCCATGGTTCGATAGCGATCGCCATTCATTGTAACGGCAGCTCTTTCCTCAtctcgaaagaaataaggaccgatgatgccgccaatgCTCCTTGAATTTTTCgaacagttttatttatttttttcaaggtaaattttcaaaatttggaaatGTTGTTCTATTTAGTATTAAacaattcatgatgacttgcccaACCTTACTTACTGAAACCTTACCTAACTAACACAGTTTGCCCTTCTGCTAACAAACCATAGTTATGACGtacggtgcactagacagggctagtttactagTTATCGGGAAGCGGAAGGACCATAATTATCAATATTGATAGTTCTCATGAAGATAAAATGATACCCAATAAATGGGAAGCTCTCCCTTTATATGTGACAGTTGGCCGTGAAACTCGTTTGAGAGTTAGCAACACTGTCCATCTTACCAAATGCCGAGCTGCCAGAAATAAGTTGTCAGAAATAATTCACGAAAACATTCCGTTTGTCCGTTAATGCAAAAGTGACGCCGTTTAtatctttataatatttttttctaaaataaattcaattataacgaattaaaagacattaaaggcctttgtttttataattttcccaaAGCATCCTATTTCAAAGCCTCTCGAAGTTCTTCGCCAGTGTCTTAAAAGATTCAAACCGTTTATTTCTGAATAATAATGAATGCTTTGTTTAACATTTACCTGCCAGTCAAATAGCAGACaacctttaaatttttataacttacAAGTAGTTAACAAACAAGTTAGttaaccataaaatatttatatatacaaattaacaTATAAAAACCAACACcccgttttcaataaaattaaaaatgaaatgacgaACTAAAAGTAGAAGCCGAAAAGGATATAAGAGACTTTGGAAACTTTAAAAACTCcccttaattaaattattacatttcaattgtaaatagtttaaaacaaataaatataaacatataaatagcTACATTTTTCCATTATCGCAAAAAGGGAACACCTTTCGTTAATTGtttttagtgacttactctgGCAACCCGCCATTTCGACTATCAGCTGTTCATCAGCCCAGTGATAGGCAGAATACAAAGAGAGTTTAGCATTAAAAGAGAGAGTTTAGCAGCTTATTATCTAGGGAGGAATTTCGCATTTAGTTATCTACTTCTATGATCTTGCCTTGAAATATAACCGATTAACAaggtttgaaaatttatttcggAAATTAAATGCTCGAACGGGTAGGTTGGTcttcaatttgaatttaatatgcTGTATACTTTGTGTGTTGTAAAATGGGGTTTTCCTAATATTAAGACATGTTGTAAGTATATTTTTACAAGTTGAGCGTACCACTTGATACATCTTATTGTAAATACATATCTCGACTCGATAAGTGGGAATAAGCTTCTGGGAGTTTTCTTCGaatcgaaactcatttttattaagcatataaataaaactattgCTGATTAATTCGTCGTGCTTGCATTTGTTAGCCATAATTTTTTCTGCATCGAGGAAATTTGATTGCATGTATTTTGATGAGATAATACACTTTTATGTTCCCAGAcgtacatttcagtttgatgtGCTCAAAGTTGATTTAAGCAAGTAATGAAAATGCACCTATAAATATACTGGTATCTGAGTACTACTTCTAACATTTTATTGACTTTCATTTTACCATTGCTAGATAAATGTATTGGTTtgtaaatagataaataattaattacatatattgCTTTGCACACGCTGATTAATtcataatttgtaaatttataggAATGTAGTATGATTTTTGTCGCTGTACTTTAATATAATATCAGCAACAAACCGCGATCTTCATTTTTAGAACATTTCTTAGttcttatttaataaattgttcTATAAATGAAATTAGTCTGATGAGCAATCATTCCCACTTCAGTTGTGGCTCTGTTATCGAAACGATTCCGACAAAAACCAACATTTCAGTGTATGAAGAGTCATGGTGTGATGATAGTATATTTGTTGGTGTGGCATAGCCAGAAATTTAAACCCcagatttccaaaaaaatttctagTAACCTCTCACCACACCCTATGCCATAGAAGGGGAAGGCTGGATCATTGAAAAATGGAATCGTTCATGAGATAGAAACTAAAAGCTGCCACGCTTCTTATTACTCCGccataaacaaaattgtaaaacacTGAACTTTGCCCGAAAATATTGTTGTCGGTATGAAACTAGCGCATACTTTGTTCATaccaattttcaatttatctatgCATTTTAGAAAAcaatcttatatttatttaaacgaattaaCTTTCCAGAgcacattgttttattttaccaaaACGACGATTGTATATTACTCCTTTCCGTAAAGTTGCCCGCGTCTAAACTGTTCTCTTTAGAAGTTGTTTGACTTCTTGAAAGTATTGTTTCCGCAGACGTATTTATCGTTGTCAAGGAACTGGACTGGTTGGCACCAACAGAATAATCGGACGAAAGTTTCAATTTCCTACCTAATGAAAAATTACCGCTCTGTTTGGAGACAACAGGAATTAGATTTTCAGCAGATTGCGTTCTGTAaagaattcaaatttaattgaatttaatttttaagatattttttacttacaCTGTTTTTAATACAGACAATCTGGGTATATTTTTCGTGTAAGTTTTTTCTCCTGAAGCCTCTAATGCCGCTAATTCTTCCGGATGTGATTTTCTTTTGTGAGTACGACAATTGGCCCCATTAGTAAAGGTTCTGTCACAGAAGTCACATGTATAGGGCTTTAGACCACTATGGAGCATTAAATGGCCTTTTAGCGTTTTGGCTCGTTTAAATGCTCGCCCACAATAATCACACTTATGACGCATAATATCAGAATGTACAAGCATATGACGATTAAACGTTACACGTGAATTTAACTGCAAACCACATTCTCTGCAGATGTGCTTACTCGAACTGTGTATCTCCACATGATTCTATAAACAATCTATAAATGAATGATTTTACCCTTAAATATACAGTTGCTACTTACTTTTAGACGCGACTCATTTTTAAAACCTTTCTTACATATTTCACATTCAAAAGGTGCCAGGTCAGTGTGTATAAGCATATGTTCTCGTAGTGTAGTTTCGGTTCGAGTACCTTCTCCACATTCTTCACAAATAAATGGACGAATATCTTCATGAACAAACTTTATATGTCTGGCTACATAATCTTTTGTTTGGAATTTCCCATCACATTGTGGGCATGGAAATATTCGCTTTTCCGACAGTGGCTGATGCGTTTTTATGTGACGATTTAGTATGAATCGAGTTTTGAAAGATTTATGACAATGAGGACATGTGAAAGGATCTAATTCATATACAATGCcatgtattttcttcatatgctTACAATAATTGCCAGGTCGTTGGAAGTGAATTGAGCAAGTGCTACAAAAGTACTTGTCGTCAGTTGACTTTCCCTCGGTACCAATAATACACTTTTCTAACTTTTTgtcaaaactatttttgttaGATCGTTTACGATTAGTATCAATTAACTTCAATTTCTTATCTTTCTTTGACGATCTTCCCTTTTCATTTATGTTTATTTCGGTTTTTAATAACTTATTCTGTGCATTCAGAGGCATGAAATCAGATAATTTACCATCATTACTTTCTCCATCACATTCTTTTATTGCACGAAGAGTCTGGGTTTCAGAGGTCTCAACGATAACTCCGCTGGCAAAAGGATCTTCACCTTCCGTGCCTTCAAATTCAAGTGAATGACTAACTTCATTGGTTTGCATACAATCGGTTGAAATTTcagttattaatttgatttcaaaattgTGCATGTTTGCCACACTTGCTTCATCAACCTTTTCAGTAAAACAATCTTCTTCAGGTTGGAGCTTGCATAATTGAGCTGGATCTTCCTTCAAAATTCCATATTTTAGTCGAATAGACTGAAAGTCTACATCATTACCGAACTGTGTACTTTGCAGCTCAGCATACATTTCTTGCACTTTAATTACACGTTCATTGAAATCTAAAAGGGTTGTTACCAATGAAATGCACTCTGTGCATAATAATTTGGGCAGATCATCATCGTCTTTAAtctaaatgaaatatataaccGTTACGAAAAACAAGGAGGATGAAGTTACACATGTGATGTTTATCCATACttgcacacaaaaatattttccgatTGCGACGGCCATTGTACAGCTCTTATCATCACTTTTTTCAACAGTATAAGTCATTAGTGGTTGAtgttcatagaaaatatttttactatgtaTATCAATCTTCGCGCAAAGTCGACACCAATGGTGCCAACCTGCGGATGCAGAGATATTGTTGTCCCTTTTTCCGCCGACTGCAGTTCCTGTCTGCATATTTTGCTCCTCTTTTTGTGTTTACTAATGAATGAATCGTAACGCTACTTGTGTATATTTCATTCCATCTTTCAATTGGTGTCGATGGGGCACCTTTTATTTTTAGAGGTGAGATTTCATCGACATTTTCTTCGACTTTATTGaagtaataaaatatcaaaatagaaata harbors:
- the LOC129247513 gene encoding zinc finger protein 423-like produces the protein MQTGTAVGGKSDNIISASADWHHWCRLCAKIDIHSKNIFYEHQPLMTYSVGKSDDKSCTMAVAIGKYFCVQIKDDDDLPKLLCTECISLVTTLLDFNERVIKVQEMYAELQSTQFGNDVDFQSIRLKYGILKEDPAQLYMNQYGEDCFTEKFDQASIADIHNFEIKLIKEIPSDDIQADEVSHALEYEGTEGEDPFASGVIVETAEHQTLRAIKDCDGENNDSKHSDFIPLNDQNKLKLTDNKRKRSDKSNFGKKLEKCITGTEEKSIDDKYFCSNCLLHFQRPGNFRMHMKKRHGIVYELDPLTCPQCHKSFNTEFKLNHHIKTHQSLSEKRIFPCPQCDRKFQTKGSVTTHIKFVHEDIRPFICEECGKGTRTEAALREHMLMHTGLSSFECEICKKSFKNQLRLRVHLQIHSSSKHICSVCGLQLNSRVTLNRHMLVHSDIKPHKCDYCGQTFKRSKTLKSHLILHSGLKPYTCKFCDRTFTNASNCRSHKKKSHPDELAALEASGEKTYTKNVPILAVLKTVAQTSENLVPVVSKQRTGGTKYSNSSAAQDTLIEIDKTLKENKTQKEEQNMQTGTAVGGKRDNNISASAGWHHWCRLCAKIDIHSKNIFYEHQPLMTYTVEKSDDKSCTMAVAIGKYFCVQIKDDDDLPKLLCTECISLVTTLLDFNERVIKVQEMYAELQSTQFGNDVDFQSIRLKYGILKEDPAQLCKLQPEEDCFTEKVDEASVANMHNFEIKLITEISTDCMQTNEVSHSLEFEGTEGEDPFASGVIVETSETQTLRAIKECDGESNDGKLSDFMPLNAQNKLLKTEININEKGRSSKKDKKLKLIDTNRKRSNKNSFDKKLEKCIIGTEGKSTDDKYFCSTCSIHFQRPGNYCKHMKKIHGIVYELDPFTCPHCHKSFKTRFILNRHIKTHQPLSEKRIFPCPQCDGKFQTKDYVARHIKFVHEDIRPFICEECGEGTRTETTLREHMLIHTDLAPFECEICKKGFKNESRLKNHVEIHSSSKHICRECGLQLNSRVTFNRHMLVHSDIMRHKCDYCGRAFKRAKTLKGHLMLHSGLKPYTCDFCDRTFTNGANCRTHKRKSHPEELAALEASGEKTYTKNIPRLSVLKTVTQSAENLIPVVSKQSGNFSLGRKLKLSSDYSVGANQSSSLTTINTSAETILSRSQTTSKENSLDAGNFTERSNIQSSFW